The following are encoded together in the Thalassolituus oleivorans MIL-1 genome:
- the rplP gene encoding 50S ribosomal protein L16 codes for MLLPKRTKFRKVQTGRNRGLAIRGSKVSFGEYALKATGRGRLTSRQIESARRALTRKVKRGGKIWIRVFPDKPITEKPLEVRMGKGKGNVEYWVCQIQPGRVLYEIEGVPEELAREAFALAAAKLPFETAFVKRTVL; via the coding sequence ATGTTATTACCAAAACGTACGAAGTTCCGTAAAGTCCAGACCGGCCGTAACCGTGGTTTGGCCATTCGTGGCTCCAAGGTTAGCTTTGGTGAGTACGCACTAAAAGCAACAGGTCGTGGTCGTTTGACTTCACGGCAGATCGAATCAGCGCGTCGTGCGTTGACTCGTAAAGTGAAGCGTGGGGGCAAAATCTGGATCCGCGTTTTCCCTGATAAGCCAATTACCGAGAAGCCTCTTGAAGTGCGTATGGGTAAAGGTAAGGGTAACGTTGAATACTGGGTTTGTCAGATTCAACCAGGCCGCGTTCTCTATGAGATTGAAGGCGTTCCAGAAGAGTTGGCTCGTGAAGCTTTCGCTCTGGCCGCTGCTAAGCTGCCTTTTGAAACCGCATTTGTTAAACGGACGGTGCTGTGA
- a CDS encoding alpha/beta hydrolase: protein MPSFLARATRLFVSQVVKRQLGPKVSIASQRKRLDALQRVIPMPNGVKEEECHLGNIPARSYTPAMDSGAILYLHGGAYTIGSPVSHREMVARISRQTEHKGYLIDYRLAPESLFPAAVEDALEAYIALLAEHQNIVVMGDSAGGGLTLALMQAIRAGEYAEPAALVLLSPWADLTCSGDSIERCAAIDPMLSAEWLNTSAKIYAGEESLSHPQISPLFSDFTDYPRTLIQVGTDEILLDDARRVAYAIKQAGNEVVLQEFADMWHVFQIHGSYMPESRGAIRAIANFLKGDK, encoded by the coding sequence ATGCCCTCCTTTTTAGCACGGGCGACTCGCCTATTTGTCAGCCAAGTGGTGAAACGCCAATTAGGACCTAAAGTGTCCATTGCCTCTCAACGCAAACGCTTAGATGCATTACAGCGCGTTATTCCAATGCCTAACGGTGTTAAAGAAGAAGAGTGCCACTTAGGCAATATTCCAGCACGTAGTTACACACCTGCGATGGACAGCGGCGCAATTCTATATTTACACGGCGGAGCCTACACTATTGGCTCACCGGTTAGTCATCGGGAAATGGTCGCTCGAATATCGCGTCAGACTGAACATAAAGGCTACTTAATCGATTATCGCTTAGCACCTGAGTCATTATTCCCAGCCGCAGTGGAAGATGCCCTAGAAGCATATATAGCGTTGTTGGCAGAGCATCAAAACATCGTTGTTATGGGCGACTCGGCCGGTGGCGGCCTGACCCTCGCACTTATGCAAGCGATTCGCGCTGGCGAATACGCCGAACCCGCGGCGTTAGTCTTGCTGTCTCCTTGGGCAGACTTAACTTGCAGCGGTGACAGCATAGAGCGTTGCGCGGCCATCGATCCGATGCTCAGCGCTGAGTGGTTAAATACATCGGCGAAAATATACGCCGGTGAAGAATCACTAAGCCACCCGCAAATATCGCCGCTGTTCAGCGATTTCACGGACTATCCGCGCACACTAATTCAAGTAGGAACAGATGAAATACTACTTGATGACGCCCGTCGAGTTGCCTATGCAATCAAGCAGGCTGGGAATGAAGTTGTTTTACAGGAATTTGCCGACATGTGGCATGTATTTCAAATTCACGGCAGCTATATGCCGGAATCACGCGGAGCAATAAGAGCAATAGCAAATTTCTTAAAAGGCGATAAATAG
- the rplQ gene encoding 50S ribosomal protein L17 — MRHRKSGRHFNRTSAHRQAMFKNMAVSLFEHEIIKTTLPKAKELRRVAEPLITLAKVDSVANRRLAFARTRSKEVVGKLFTDLGPRYQARPGGYIRILKCGFRAGDNAPMAYVELVDRPVATAADDVVTED; from the coding sequence ATGCGTCATCGTAAAAGTGGTCGTCACTTCAATCGTACAAGCGCACACCGTCAAGCTATGTTCAAAAACATGGCGGTGAGCTTGTTCGAACATGAAATCATCAAGACTACTCTGCCAAAGGCAAAAGAGCTGCGTCGCGTAGCTGAGCCACTGATCACACTTGCAAAAGTGGATTCAGTTGCTAACCGCCGTTTGGCCTTTGCTCGTACTCGTAGCAAAGAAGTAGTTGGTAAGTTGTTCACTGACTTGGGTCCTCGTTACCAAGCTCGCCCAGGTGGCTACATTCGTATTTTGAAATGTGGCTTCCGTGCGGGTGATAACGCCCCAATGGCTTATGTTGAATTAGTAGATCGTCCAGTTGCTACTGCAGCTGACGACGTAGTTACTGAAGACTAA
- the rpmJ gene encoding 50S ribosomal protein L36, protein MKVRASVKKICRECKVIRRNGSVRVICTDPKHKQRQG, encoded by the coding sequence ATGAAAGTACGTGCGTCTGTTAAAAAAATCTGCCGTGAATGCAAAGTAATTCGCCGTAACGGTAGCGTGCGAGTGATCTGTACAGATCCTAAGCACAAACAACGTCAGGGTTAA
- the rpsK gene encoding 30S ribosomal protein S11 gives MAKPNRSPKKKVKKTVVDGIAHIHASFNNTIVTITDRQGNALSWATAGGSGFRGSRKSTPFAAQVAAERAGEAAKEYGLKNLDVEVKGPGPGRESAVRALNACGYKIANITDVTPIPHNGCRPPKKRRV, from the coding sequence ATGGCTAAGCCAAATAGATCACCAAAGAAGAAGGTTAAAAAGACGGTAGTAGACGGCATCGCCCATATACACGCCTCTTTTAACAACACCATCGTAACCATTACCGATCGTCAAGGTAACGCTCTGTCATGGGCTACCGCCGGTGGTTCTGGTTTCCGTGGTTCTCGTAAGAGCACTCCTTTCGCAGCTCAGGTTGCTGCGGAGCGCGCTGGGGAAGCCGCCAAAGAGTACGGCCTCAAGAATCTGGACGTGGAAGTTAAAGGTCCTGGTCCTGGTCGTGAGTCTGCCGTTCGTGCTTTGAACGCATGTGGATACAAAATCGCGAACATCACTGATGTGACGCCGATTCCACATAACGGCTGTCGTCCACCTAAGAAGCGTCGCGTATAA
- the rpsE gene encoding 30S ribosomal protein S5, with product MANNERNNDRNNDRNESELQEKLVQVNRVAKVVKGGRIFAFTALTVVGDGNGRVGFGRGKSREVPLAIQKAMEQAKRNMVTVQLDGNTLQYPIRARHSGAQVYMQPASEGTGIIAGGAMRAVLEMVGVKNVLAKCYGSTNPVNVVRATFNGLAQMKSPEQVAAKRGKSVEDILG from the coding sequence ATGGCAAATAATGAACGTAATAACGATCGTAACAACGACCGTAACGAAAGCGAACTCCAGGAAAAACTGGTACAAGTTAACCGCGTAGCCAAAGTTGTAAAAGGTGGTCGTATTTTCGCCTTTACAGCTTTGACAGTAGTGGGCGACGGCAATGGTCGTGTGGGCTTCGGTCGTGGTAAATCACGCGAAGTGCCACTGGCTATCCAGAAAGCAATGGAACAGGCTAAGCGCAATATGGTTACCGTACAATTGGACGGTAACACTTTGCAGTATCCTATCCGCGCCCGTCACTCTGGCGCTCAGGTATACATGCAGCCTGCTTCTGAAGGTACGGGTATTATCGCCGGTGGTGCGATGCGTGCTGTTCTGGAAATGGTCGGCGTTAAAAACGTATTGGCTAAGTGCTACGGTTCAACTAACCCGGTGAACGTCGTTCGCGCAACCTTTAATGGTTTAGCGCAAATGAAATCTCCGGAACAAGTTGCAGCTAAGCGCGGCAAGTCTGTTGAAGACATCCTGGGGTAA
- the rplR gene encoding 50S ribosomal protein L18: MNEKKKARLRRAQKTRINIREKSAVRLCVYRTPRHIYAQIISANGANVLATASTVEADLRTELTGNVNAATKVGQLIAERAKAAGVTKVAFDRSGFKYHGRVKALADAARESGLEF; encoded by the coding sequence ATGAATGAGAAGAAAAAAGCTCGTTTACGCCGCGCCCAGAAAACACGGATAAATATCCGTGAGAAAAGCGCGGTACGTCTGTGCGTATACCGTACGCCCAGACACATCTATGCTCAGATCATCTCGGCCAACGGCGCTAACGTCTTGGCTACTGCTTCTACTGTAGAAGCTGATCTGCGTACTGAACTGACTGGTAATGTTAACGCTGCCACTAAAGTTGGCCAGCTGATTGCTGAGCGCGCGAAAGCCGCTGGCGTCACTAAAGTAGCGTTCGATCGTTCTGGTTTTAAATACCATGGTCGTGTTAAAGCTCTGGCTGACGCGGCTCGTGAAAGCGGCCTGGAATTCTAA
- the rpmC gene encoding 50S ribosomal protein L29: MNATELKQKSVAELQTQLEELLSDQFKLRMQKATGQLGQTHLVRQTRRDIARVKTVLASKAGE, from the coding sequence ATGAACGCAACTGAACTGAAACAAAAATCAGTAGCTGAGCTGCAAACTCAGCTAGAAGAACTGTTGAGCGATCAATTCAAACTGCGTATGCAGAAGGCGACTGGCCAGTTAGGTCAAACGCATCTAGTACGTCAGACACGTCGTGATATCGCTCGCGTTAAAACCGTGCTTGCAAGCAAGGCAGGGGAATGA
- the rpsM gene encoding 30S ribosomal protein S13 yields MARIAGVNIPDNKHAVISLTYVYGIGKTSAQQICASAGIAESTKIGDLSEELLDVVRNEVAKYTVEGDLRREVQMSIKRLMDMGSFRGIRHRRSLPLRGQRTKTNARTRKGPRKPIRK; encoded by the coding sequence ATGGCCCGTATTGCCGGTGTCAACATTCCTGACAACAAGCATGCAGTTATCTCTCTGACCTATGTCTATGGCATTGGTAAGACGTCTGCCCAGCAAATCTGTGCCAGTGCTGGCATTGCTGAGAGCACCAAGATTGGTGATTTGAGCGAAGAGTTGTTGGATGTTGTTCGTAACGAAGTAGCAAAATACACGGTTGAAGGCGATCTGCGTCGTGAAGTCCAGATGAGCATCAAACGTTTGATGGATATGGGTTCCTTCCGAGGCATCCGTCACCGTCGTAGCCTGCCACTTCGCGGTCAGCGTACTAAAACAAATGCTCGTACCCGTAAAGGTCCGCGCAAACCGATTCGTAAGTAA
- the rplF gene encoding 50S ribosomal protein L6, producing the protein MSRVAKAPVQIPAGVEVTVAADKLSIKGKQGQLELNVHSSVNIQKEENVLTFAPKSNDKQANALAGTFRALVNNMVTGVSVGFEKKLILQGVGYRVKTTGNTLNLTLGFSHPVDYELPAGVTAETPSQTEVVIKGIDKQQVGQVAAEIRGYRPPEPYKGKGVRYADENVRRKEAKKK; encoded by the coding sequence ATGTCTCGCGTAGCAAAAGCTCCTGTACAAATCCCAGCTGGCGTTGAAGTAACTGTCGCCGCTGACAAGCTTTCTATTAAAGGTAAGCAGGGACAATTAGAGTTAAACGTTCATTCTTCTGTAAATATTCAGAAAGAAGAAAACGTACTAACTTTCGCCCCAAAATCGAACGACAAGCAAGCTAACGCTTTGGCTGGTACGTTCCGCGCTCTAGTAAACAATATGGTTACTGGTGTAAGCGTAGGTTTTGAGAAGAAGTTGATCCTGCAAGGTGTTGGTTATCGTGTTAAAACCACGGGCAACACTCTGAATTTAACACTGGGCTTCTCTCACCCTGTCGACTATGAGCTGCCAGCAGGTGTTACTGCTGAGACTCCTAGCCAAACTGAAGTGGTTATCAAAGGTATTGATAAGCAGCAAGTTGGCCAAGTAGCAGCTGAAATCCGTGGCTATCGTCCACCAGAGCCTTATAAAGGCAAGGGTGTTCGCTATGCTGATGAAAACGTGCGTCGTAAAGAAGCCAAGAAAAAGTAA
- the rplO gene encoding 50S ribosomal protein L15 → MRLNELSPAPGSKPAAKRVGRGIGSGLGKTGGRGHKGQKSRSGGKVAPGFEGGQMPIHRRLPKFGFVSRQAQYVAEIRLNELALVEGDVVDLAALKAADVIGEKIKTARVILSGEVKKAVTVKGLKVTKGAKAAIEAAGGKVED, encoded by the coding sequence ATGCGTCTCAATGAATTGAGCCCAGCTCCTGGTTCTAAACCTGCTGCTAAGCGTGTAGGCCGTGGTATCGGTTCTGGTCTGGGTAAGACTGGTGGTCGTGGTCACAAAGGTCAAAAATCGCGCTCTGGTGGTAAAGTGGCTCCAGGCTTCGAAGGCGGTCAGATGCCTATTCATCGCCGTTTGCCAAAATTCGGCTTCGTTTCTCGTCAAGCACAGTATGTTGCTGAGATTCGTTTGAACGAATTGGCATTGGTTGAAGGTGATGTGGTAGATCTAGCAGCTCTTAAAGCAGCAGACGTTATTGGCGAGAAGATTAAAACTGCTCGCGTGATTCTGTCTGGTGAAGTTAAGAAGGCTGTGACTGTTAAAGGTTTAAAGGTCACTAAAGGCGCTAAAGCTGCTATTGAAGCAGCAGGTGGAAAGGTCGAAGACTAA
- the rpsD gene encoding 30S ribosomal protein S4 has product MARYIGPKCKLARREGTDLFLKSGVRSLDTKCKMETKPGVHGAGRGRLSDYGLQLREKQKVRRLYGILEKQFRSYYKEAARRKGATGENLLQLLEGRLDNVVYRMGFGSTRAEARQLVSHKSIVVNGQTVNIPSYQVKSGDVVAIREKSKTQDRIKTALQLSSQRADCAWIDVNAGKMEGTYKSVPERADLSAEINENLIVELYSK; this is encoded by the coding sequence ATGGCACGTTATATTGGTCCTAAGTGTAAGCTAGCACGTCGTGAAGGAACTGATTTGTTCCTAAAAAGCGGTGTTCGCTCACTAGACACAAAATGTAAAATGGAAACCAAACCAGGTGTACACGGTGCTGGTCGCGGTCGTCTGTCAGACTACGGTCTACAGCTACGTGAAAAGCAAAAAGTACGTCGCCTGTACGGTATCCTAGAAAAGCAATTCCGCAGTTACTACAAAGAAGCCGCACGCCGTAAAGGCGCGACTGGTGAGAATTTGTTGCAATTGTTAGAAGGGCGTTTGGATAACGTCGTATATCGCATGGGCTTCGGCTCAACTCGTGCGGAAGCACGTCAGCTTGTCTCTCACAAATCTATCGTTGTGAACGGCCAAACTGTAAATATCCCGTCTTACCAAGTTAAGAGCGGTGATGTAGTAGCGATTCGCGAAAAATCCAAAACTCAGGATCGCATTAAAACTGCTCTTCAGTTGTCATCACAACGTGCCGATTGCGCATGGATTGATGTCAATGCGGGCAAGATGGAAGGAACTTATAAATCAGTTCCTGAGCGCGCTGATCTCTCTGCTGAGATCAACGAAAACCTGATCGTGGAACTTTACTCTAAATAA
- a CDS encoding DNA-directed RNA polymerase subunit alpha: MQRAVNEFLTPRHIQVDEVNNTHAKVTLEPLERGFGHTLGNALRRILLSSMPGAAIVECEIDGVLHEYSAIDGVQEDVIEILLNLKGVAVKLHERDEASLTLTKVGPGIVTAADIQLDHGVEIANPGHVLAHLGEGTELKMSLKVSSGRGYETVEARNQNDEETKAIGKLQLDATYSPVKRVSYSVDSARVEQRTDLDKLVIDLETNGTIDPEEAIRRSATILQQQLAIFVNLENDEVVEQIREEEEIDPILLRPVDDLELTVRSANCLKAENIYYIGDLIQRTEVELLKTPNLGKKSLTEIKDVLASRGLSLGMHLENWPPASLRNDDKVLA; encoded by the coding sequence ATGCAGCGTGCAGTTAATGAATTTTTGACACCTCGTCACATCCAGGTGGACGAAGTAAACAATACCCATGCCAAGGTAACACTTGAGCCGCTAGAGCGCGGTTTCGGTCACACTCTGGGCAACGCATTACGTCGTATCCTGCTGTCTTCTATGCCAGGCGCAGCGATCGTGGAATGTGAGATCGATGGCGTTTTGCATGAGTACAGCGCTATTGATGGTGTTCAGGAAGATGTGATTGAGATCCTACTGAACCTCAAAGGTGTTGCGGTCAAATTGCATGAACGTGACGAAGCTTCTCTAACCTTGACCAAAGTTGGTCCTGGTATAGTGACAGCTGCCGATATTCAACTGGATCACGGTGTTGAGATTGCAAACCCAGGTCATGTTCTAGCTCATTTGGGCGAAGGCACTGAACTGAAAATGAGCCTGAAGGTATCTTCTGGTCGCGGCTACGAAACTGTTGAAGCTCGTAACCAAAACGATGAAGAAACTAAGGCGATTGGTAAATTGCAGCTTGATGCTACCTACAGCCCAGTTAAGCGTGTTTCATACAGCGTCGATAGCGCTCGTGTAGAACAACGCACTGACTTGGATAAGCTGGTCATTGATCTTGAGACCAATGGCACAATTGATCCAGAAGAAGCGATCCGTCGTTCCGCGACTATCTTGCAACAGCAGTTAGCAATTTTCGTAAATCTAGAAAACGACGAAGTCGTAGAACAGATTCGCGAAGAAGAAGAGATCGATCCGATTCTACTTCGTCCAGTGGACGACTTAGAACTGACCGTTCGCTCTGCTAACTGTCTGAAAGCAGAAAATATTTACTACATCGGTGATCTGATTCAGCGCACTGAAGTTGAGCTGTTGAAGACTCCTAACTTAGGTAAAAAGTCTCTGACTGAAATTAAAGACGTTCTTGCGTCACGCGGCCTGTCGTTGGGTATGCATCTGGAAAACTGGCCACCTGCCAGTCTCCGGAACGACGACAAAGTGCTAGCGTAA
- the rplE gene encoding 50S ribosomal protein L5, which produces MSRLEQLYKTEVVAKLKEEFGYKNIMEVPRVTKITLNMGVGEALGDKKLMDSAVADMEAIAGQKAIVTKARKSVAGFKVREGWPIGCKVTLRRARMWEFMDRLVDVSLPRVRDFRGINPKSFDGRGNYSMGVKEQIIFPEIEYDKVDKIRGMDVTITTTAKTNDEGRALLKALQFPFRN; this is translated from the coding sequence ATGTCACGTTTAGAACAACTGTACAAAACTGAAGTAGTAGCCAAGCTGAAAGAAGAGTTTGGTTACAAAAACATTATGGAAGTGCCACGCGTTACCAAAATCACCCTGAACATGGGTGTTGGTGAAGCGCTTGGTGACAAGAAGTTGATGGACAGCGCCGTTGCCGATATGGAAGCGATTGCTGGTCAGAAAGCGATTGTTACTAAGGCACGTAAGTCAGTAGCGGGCTTTAAAGTTCGTGAAGGCTGGCCAATTGGCTGTAAAGTAACCCTGCGTCGTGCTCGCATGTGGGAATTCATGGATCGTTTGGTAGATGTATCTCTACCTCGTGTACGCGATTTCCGTGGTATTAACCCTAAGTCGTTCGACGGTCGTGGTAACTACAGCATGGGTGTGAAGGAACAGATCATCTTCCCGGAAATTGAATACGATAAAGTAGACAAGATCCGCGGTATGGATGTGACCATCACAACAACTGCTAAAACAAACGATGAAGGCCGCGCTTTACTGAAAGCGCTGCAGTTCCCGTTCCGTAACTAA
- the rpsQ gene encoding 30S ribosomal protein S17, with product MSENTTIARTMSGRVVSNKMDKSVTVLIERFVQHPIYKKFVKRSTKVMAHDENNECQIGDTVTLKESRPLSKNKTWALVSIDERGAKV from the coding sequence ATGAGTGAGAACACAACTATTGCACGCACTATGAGTGGTCGCGTTGTCAGCAACAAGATGGATAAGTCAGTAACTGTACTTATCGAACGTTTTGTTCAGCACCCGATTTACAAGAAGTTCGTGAAGCGCTCTACGAAAGTAATGGCGCATGATGAAAATAACGAATGTCAGATTGGTGACACCGTTACGCTAAAAGAGTCGCGTCCTTTGTCTAAAAACAAGACATGGGCGCTGGTAAGTATCGACGAGCGCGGCGCCAAGGTTTAA
- the rpmD gene encoding 50S ribosomal protein L30, with protein sequence MANKTVKVTQTRSTIGKLPKHRETMKGLGLRRIGHTVELEDTPSVRGMINQVQYMIKVEGE encoded by the coding sequence ATGGCTAATAAAACCGTAAAAGTGACCCAAACACGAAGCACTATTGGCAAATTGCCAAAGCATCGTGAAACCATGAAAGGTTTGGGTCTCCGTCGCATTGGTCACACCGTTGAGTTGGAAGATACTCCATCTGTACGCGGTATGATCAACCAAGTTCAATACATGATTAAGGTTGAAGGGGAGTAA
- the rplX gene encoding 50S ribosomal protein L24, with product MLKIRKNDEVVVIAGKDKGKRGKVQKVLDTGSLVVAGINMVKKHQKPNPYLQQPGGIVEKEASIQASNVAIWNPKTEKADRVGFKVEGESKVRIFKSTGDQVDA from the coding sequence ATGTTAAAGATTCGCAAAAATGACGAAGTAGTTGTTATTGCCGGTAAAGACAAAGGCAAACGTGGCAAAGTACAAAAAGTACTAGACACCGGAAGCTTGGTTGTAGCTGGTATTAACATGGTGAAAAAACACCAGAAACCAAATCCGTACCTACAGCAACCAGGTGGTATCGTTGAGAAAGAAGCGAGTATTCAAGCTTCCAACGTTGCTATCTGGAACCCGAAAACTGAAAAAGCTGATCGTGTTGGCTTTAAAGTTGAAGGCGAAAGCAAGGTACGTATCTTCAAATCCACTGGCGATCAAGTTGACGCCTAA
- the secY gene encoding preprotein translocase subunit SecY — translation MARQGSLPQGMQSGLSELWARIRFVLLAIVVYRVGTHIPVPGINPDALARLFEQNQGTILEMFNMFSGGALERMSILALGIMPYISASIIMQLLTAVSPQLEQLKKEGESGRRKITQYTRYGTVLLATVQAFGVSAGLASQGVTFSSGVEFYVTAVPSFVAGAVFMMWLGEQVTERGIGNGISILIFAGIVAGLPSAIGQAFESARQGDLNILLLLVIAALAVAVIGFVVFVERGQRRITINYAKRQQGRQVFQAQTSHLPLKLNMAGVIPAIFASSLLLFPASLGQWFGQGEGMEWLQKFSNALAPSQPLYIVLFAAGIIFFCYFYTALMFNPRDVAENLKKSGAFIPGIRPGIQTANYIDSVLGRLTLFGSLYIAAVCLLPQFLVVAADVPFYFGGTSLLIVVVVVMDFMAQVQSHLMSSQYESLMKKSNLKNFGSAR, via the coding sequence ATGGCTAGGCAAGGCTCACTACCGCAGGGCATGCAATCTGGATTAAGCGAGCTTTGGGCTCGCATCCGATTCGTCCTGTTGGCAATTGTTGTATATCGTGTGGGTACCCATATACCGGTACCAGGCATTAATCCAGACGCATTGGCGCGCCTGTTCGAACAGAATCAAGGTACTATCTTGGAAATGTTCAACATGTTCTCCGGCGGTGCACTGGAGCGTATGAGTATTCTCGCGCTGGGCATCATGCCTTACATTTCTGCGTCGATTATCATGCAATTGTTGACGGCTGTGAGTCCTCAGCTAGAGCAATTGAAGAAAGAGGGTGAGTCTGGGCGTCGAAAGATTACCCAGTACACCCGCTATGGCACCGTATTATTGGCAACGGTTCAAGCATTCGGCGTATCCGCCGGCTTGGCTAGCCAAGGTGTTACTTTCTCATCCGGCGTAGAGTTCTATGTCACGGCCGTACCGTCCTTCGTGGCTGGTGCAGTGTTCATGATGTGGCTAGGAGAGCAAGTTACCGAGCGTGGTATCGGTAACGGCATCTCGATTCTGATTTTTGCTGGGATTGTTGCTGGCTTGCCAAGTGCTATTGGTCAGGCGTTTGAGTCTGCCCGTCAGGGCGACTTAAACATCCTGTTATTATTGGTGATTGCTGCTCTAGCCGTTGCTGTAATCGGGTTTGTCGTGTTCGTAGAACGCGGTCAGCGCCGTATTACAATCAACTACGCCAAGCGCCAGCAAGGACGCCAAGTATTTCAGGCACAGACCAGTCATCTGCCGCTTAAACTGAATATGGCTGGGGTTATCCCAGCGATCTTTGCCTCAAGCTTACTTTTGTTCCCTGCGTCTTTGGGTCAATGGTTTGGTCAAGGCGAAGGCATGGAATGGTTGCAGAAGTTCAGTAATGCGTTGGCTCCTAGTCAGCCGCTTTATATTGTTCTGTTCGCAGCTGGAATTATCTTCTTCTGCTACTTCTACACGGCGTTGATGTTCAACCCTCGTGATGTTGCAGAGAACTTGAAGAAGTCAGGCGCGTTTATTCCAGGGATTCGTCCAGGAATTCAAACAGCCAATTACATTGATAGCGTACTAGGTCGTTTGACACTGTTCGGTTCTCTGTATATTGCCGCTGTGTGCTTGTTACCTCAGTTCTTGGTAGTAGCTGCAGATGTTCCTTTCTATTTTGGTGGAACGTCATTGTTGATCGTTGTGGTTGTCGTTATGGACTTTATGGCGCAGGTGCAATCGCACTTGATGTCGAGCCAGTACGAATCACTGATGAAGAAATCAAATCTTAAGAATTTTGGCTCAGCACGCTGA
- the rplN gene encoding 50S ribosomal protein L14, whose product MIQTQSMLDVADNSGAKRVQCIKVLGGSHRRYAGIGDLIKVSVKEAIPRGKVKKGQVMNAVVVRTRKGVRRPDGSIIRFDTNSAVLLNASLAPIGTRIFGPVTRELRSEQFMKIISLAPEVL is encoded by the coding sequence ATGATTCAAACTCAATCAATGCTTGACGTTGCCGACAACAGCGGCGCGAAGCGCGTACAGTGCATTAAAGTACTGGGCGGTTCACATCGTCGCTATGCCGGCATCGGTGATTTGATTAAGGTATCCGTGAAGGAAGCGATTCCTCGCGGTAAAGTTAAAAAAGGTCAGGTAATGAACGCAGTAGTAGTACGTACCCGTAAAGGTGTACGTCGTCCAGACGGCTCTATCATCCGTTTCGACACCAACTCTGCGGTACTGTTGAACGCGTCTCTTGCGCCGATCGGTACACGTATCTTTGGCCCTGTGACTCGTGAGCTGCGCTCTGAACAGTTCATGAAAATCATTTCCCTAGCACCTGAAGTGCTGTAG
- the rpsH gene encoding 30S ribosomal protein S8, whose amino-acid sequence MSMQDTLADMFTRIRNAQQAGHSNVSMPSSKIKKSVAEVLESEGYIAGFSVESGVKPTMTIDLKYYEGKPVIERIQRVSRPGLRQYRGTTELPKVEAGLGVAIVSTSKGVMTDRAARAAGVGGEVIATVF is encoded by the coding sequence ATGAGTATGCAAGATACGTTGGCGGACATGTTCACCCGCATTCGTAATGCCCAGCAAGCTGGTCATTCGAATGTAAGCATGCCGTCTTCAAAAATTAAGAAATCAGTGGCCGAGGTTCTAGAATCTGAAGGCTACATCGCAGGTTTTTCAGTTGAGTCAGGCGTTAAGCCGACTATGACGATTGACTTGAAATACTACGAAGGCAAGCCAGTTATTGAACGTATCCAGCGCGTAAGTCGCCCTGGTCTGCGTCAGTACCGCGGCACCACCGAACTGCCGAAAGTTGAAGCAGGTTTGGGTGTAGCTATCGTTTCCACTTCTAAAGGCGTTATGACTGATCGCGCTGCTCGTGCTGCGGGCGTTGGCGGTGAAGTTATAGCGACCGTATTCTAA
- the rpsN gene encoding 30S ribosomal protein S14 produces the protein MAKISMKNRELKREKLVAKFAAKRAELKAIIINVDSSDEARWNAQQALQKLPRDSSSSRLRARCQMTGRPHGVYRKFKLSRIKLREEGMKGNVPGLKKASW, from the coding sequence ATGGCTAAGATTAGCATGAAGAATCGTGAACTGAAGCGTGAGAAGTTGGTAGCAAAGTTCGCCGCAAAACGCGCCGAACTTAAAGCAATCATCATCAACGTAGATTCATCTGATGAAGCTCGTTGGAACGCACAACAAGCATTGCAAAAGCTGCCGCGTGATTCGTCATCAAGCCGCCTGCGTGCACGTTGTCAAATGACAGGCCGCCCACACGGTGTATACCGTAAGTTCAAGCTTTCACGTATTAAGTTGCGCGAAGAAGGCATGAAGGGTAATGTGCCTGGCCTTAAAAAAGCTAGTTGGTAA